One Janthinobacterium sp. TB1-E2 genomic region harbors:
- the nuoF gene encoding NADH-quinone oxidoreductase subunit NuoF: MTSLHNRHIDPLILKDLDGKNWHLQDYVNRGGYSALRRILEEKITPEQIIADLKASSLRGRGGAGFPTGLKWSFMPRQFPGQKYLVCNTDEGEPGTFKDRDIIRYNPHALIEGMAIGAYAMGITVGYNYIHGEIFQEYLRFEEALEEARAAGFLGDKIMGSEFSFQLHAHHGYGAYICGEETALLESLEGKKGQPRFKPPFPASFGLYGKPTTINNTETFAAVPFVLNIGPEKYLAMGKPNNGGSKIFSISGDVEKPGNYEVPLGTPFATLLELAGGMRGGKKIKAVIPGGSSAPVIRGDIMMQTDLDYDSIAKAGSMLGSGAVIVMDETRCMVKALERLSYFYFEESCGQCTPCREGTGWMYRMVHRIEQGQGRPDDLDMLNSIADNIQGRTICALGDAAAMPVRAFIKNFREEFEYHIEHKHCLVPAYI, from the coding sequence ATGACGTCACTCCACAACCGCCATATCGATCCATTGATCCTGAAGGATCTGGATGGCAAGAACTGGCATTTGCAAGATTATGTGAACCGCGGCGGCTACAGCGCCCTGCGGCGTATCCTGGAAGAGAAAATCACGCCGGAACAGATCATCGCCGACCTCAAGGCGTCGTCCTTGCGCGGCCGTGGCGGCGCGGGTTTTCCTACCGGCTTGAAGTGGAGCTTCATGCCGCGCCAGTTCCCGGGACAGAAATACCTCGTCTGCAATACAGATGAAGGCGAACCGGGCACTTTCAAGGACCGCGACATCATTCGTTACAATCCCCATGCGCTGATCGAAGGCATGGCCATTGGCGCTTATGCGATGGGCATCACCGTGGGCTACAACTATATCCACGGTGAAATCTTCCAGGAATACCTGCGTTTCGAAGAAGCGCTGGAAGAGGCGCGCGCCGCCGGCTTCCTGGGCGACAAGATCATGGGCAGCGAGTTCTCGTTCCAGTTGCATGCGCACCATGGTTATGGCGCCTACATCTGCGGCGAAGAAACGGCCCTGCTCGAATCGCTGGAAGGCAAGAAAGGCCAGCCGCGCTTCAAGCCGCCTTTCCCTGCCTCGTTTGGCCTGTACGGCAAGCCGACGACGATCAACAACACGGAAACCTTCGCGGCCGTGCCATTCGTGCTGAATATCGGTCCAGAGAAATACCTGGCGATGGGCAAGCCGAACAATGGCGGTTCGAAGATCTTCTCGATCTCGGGCGACGTGGAAAAACCGGGCAACTATGAAGTGCCGCTCGGCACCCCGTTTGCGACCCTGCTGGAACTGGCAGGCGGCATGCGCGGTGGCAAAAAGATCAAGGCCGTGATCCCTGGCGGTTCGTCCGCTCCGGTGATCCGCGGCGACATCATGATGCAGACCGACCTGGACTACGACTCGATCGCGAAAGCCGGTTCGATGCTGGGTTCGGGCGCCGTCATCGTGATGGACGAAACACGCTGCATGGTAAAGGCGCTGGAACGCCTGTCCTACTTCTACTTTGAAGAATCGTGCGGCCAGTGTACGCCTTGCCGTGAAGGCACAGGCTGGATGTACCGCATGGTGCACCGCATCGAGCAGGGGCAGGGTCGTCCAGACGACCTGGACATGCTCAACTCGATCGCCGACAACATCCAGGGCCGCACGATTTGCGCGCTGGGCGATGCGGCTGCCATGCCGGTACGGGCCTTCATTAAGAATTTCCGTGAAGAATTTGAATATCATATCGAGCACAAGCATTGCTTAGTGCCCGCATATATCTAA